The following coding sequences lie in one Flavobacterium sediminis genomic window:
- a CDS encoding TonB-dependent receptor domain-containing protein: MKVIFSLKKIFYFILFFSMSFSFAQNGKLSGNVKDDFGNPLFGVNLTIENTSKGASTDFEGNYVINDVPSGNAVVVARYLGFKMIKKEVLIEGETTLDFVLQEDATELQDIVVTGVVNKATKLKSSVSITSVNIEQVEQTAPRSTAEIFRTIPGIRSESSGGEGNSNISVRGVPISSGGSKYLQIQEDGLPVLLYGDMSFATADIFTRFDRNIAKIEAIRGGSASTLSSNSPGGIINFISKTGRTEGGSLATTFGVDYNSFRTDLEYGTKIGEGLYFHVGGFYRLGEGVRSPGFIANNGGQVKFNITKEFEKGSITIYTKFLNDRAAAYMPMPIQVTGTNSDPNWGSVSGYDATSGTQQSIYLNHNVGLGPDGQLNRTAVSDGMHPVSKSIGANLDFNLGEGWKVNNNGRFSANSGQFIAPFPAQVATAAEIADSFGVGSTLTYANDGSLFNTANGLVSRIHMFDAKLNNLNNFMNDLRVSKQFNEIGLGITAGYFKSIQNVSISWLWNSYLQEVSDNNPRLINVTDAGGNLLSENGLYAYGTPFWGNLARNYDTQYNVSAPYLNVALDINDDLIVEGGIRYDKGRVNGSFAGGTSTTYDINNDGSISVPEQNVFAIDNANTTAVDYEYSYVSYTFGANYLLNEQSSVFARYSKGASAKADRILFSGLNYLDGDKINARDFLAQLEIGYKRKFTNGYVFVTAFQSTTNEEGGFEATSNRIIENDYKSLGLELESSYNVTEDLNLRGAFTYTKAEITSGPNDGNEARRQPKLMYNFIPTYSFSKKKNTFGLSFIGQSKAFAQDTNELVMNGFVIVNGFLEFTLVKDLALNIAGNNLFDTLAITEAEEGSITDNTTNIVRARPLPGRSLSMALSYRF, from the coding sequence ATGAAAGTGATTTTTAGCTTAAAAAAAATTTTCTATTTCATTTTATTTTTTTCAATGAGTTTCTCATTTGCTCAAAATGGGAAGTTATCAGGAAATGTTAAAGATGATTTTGGGAATCCACTATTTGGAGTTAATCTAACCATTGAGAACACGTCTAAAGGTGCTTCAACAGATTTTGAGGGTAATTATGTAATTAATGATGTGCCATCTGGGAATGCTGTTGTTGTTGCAAGATATCTTGGGTTTAAAATGATAAAGAAAGAAGTTCTTATTGAAGGAGAAACGACTTTAGATTTTGTTTTACAAGAAGATGCAACTGAATTACAAGATATTGTTGTTACGGGAGTTGTAAATAAAGCAACAAAATTAAAATCTAGTGTTTCTATTACATCGGTTAATATTGAGCAAGTAGAACAGACCGCCCCTAGATCTACAGCAGAAATTTTTAGAACCATTCCAGGTATTCGTTCAGAGTCTTCTGGTGGTGAAGGAAATTCGAATATTTCTGTTAGAGGGGTGCCAATTTCTTCTGGAGGTTCAAAATATTTGCAAATACAAGAAGATGGGTTACCAGTGCTTTTATATGGTGATATGTCCTTTGCAACAGCAGATATTTTTACGAGATTTGATAGAAATATAGCAAAAATTGAAGCTATTAGAGGTGGTTCAGCATCTACTTTATCGTCTAATTCGCCTGGTGGAATTATTAATTTTATTAGTAAAACTGGTAGGACAGAAGGAGGTAGTTTAGCAACAACTTTTGGCGTAGATTATAATTCTTTTAGAACAGATTTAGAATATGGTACTAAAATCGGGGAAGGATTATACTTTCATGTCGGTGGATTTTATAGGTTAGGAGAAGGAGTGAGAAGTCCAGGATTTATAGCAAATAATGGTGGTCAAGTTAAGTTTAATATAACCAAAGAATTTGAAAAAGGATCTATTACAATTTATACTAAATTTTTAAACGATAGGGCTGCAGCTTATATGCCAATGCCAATACAAGTAACTGGAACAAACTCAGATCCTAATTGGGGAAGTGTTAGTGGTTATGATGCTACTTCTGGAACGCAACAGTCAATTTATTTAAATCATAATGTAGGTCTAGGTCCAGATGGACAATTAAATAGAACTGCAGTAAGTGATGGAATGCATCCTGTTTCAAAATCTATAGGAGCCAATTTGGATTTCAATTTAGGAGAAGGTTGGAAAGTGAATAATAACGGTCGATTTTCGGCTAATAGCGGACAGTTTATAGCTCCTTTTCCAGCACAAGTAGCAACTGCTGCTGAGATTGCAGATTCGTTTGGAGTGGGTTCAACCTTGACTTATGCTAATGATGGTTCTCTTTTTAATACTGCTAATGGATTAGTTTCAAGAATCCATATGTTTGATGCTAAATTAAATAATTTAAATAACTTTATGAATGATTTGAGAGTGTCAAAACAATTTAATGAAATTGGTTTAGGAATAACTGCAGGTTATTTTAAATCGATTCAAAATGTATCAATCTCTTGGTTGTGGAACTCTTATCTTCAAGAAGTGTCTGATAATAATCCTCGTTTAATTAATGTTACTGATGCGGGAGGGAATTTATTATCAGAAAACGGATTATATGCTTATGGGACACCATTTTGGGGTAATTTAGCTAGAAATTATGATACACAATACAATGTTTCTGCTCCTTATTTGAACGTAGCTTTAGACATAAATGATGATTTAATTGTAGAAGGTGGAATTCGTTATGATAAAGGTAGAGTTAATGGTTCATTTGCTGGAGGAACTAGTACGACTTATGATATCAATAATGACGGATCTATTTCAGTCCCTGAACAAAATGTATTTGCAATTGATAATGCTAATACAACGGCTGTAGATTATGAGTACAGTTATGTGTCCTATACTTTCGGAGCTAATTATTTGTTAAATGAACAATCATCTGTTTTTGCAAGATATAGTAAAGGAGCTTCTGCTAAAGCAGATAGGATTTTGTTTTCAGGTTTAAATTATTTAGATGGTGATAAAATTAATGCAAGAGATTTTTTAGCCCAATTAGAGATTGGTTATAAAAGAAAATTCACAAATGGTTATGTATTTGTAACAGCTTTCCAATCGACAACAAATGAAGAAGGAGGCTTTGAAGCAACATCAAATAGAATTATTGAGAATGATTACAAATCATTAGGTTTAGAATTAGAATCTTCTTATAATGTAACTGAAGATTTAAATCTTAGAGGTGCTTTTACTTATACAAAAGCAGAAATTACTTCTGGACCAAACGATGGTAATGAAGCTAGAAGACAACCAAAATTAATGTATAATTTTATTCCGACATATAGTTTTTCAAAGAAGAAGAATACATTTGGATTAAGCTTTATAGGACAATCTAAAGCATTCGCGCAAGACACTAATGAGTTAGTAATGAATGGTTTTGTCATTGTGAATGGCTTTTTAGAATTTACTTTAGTAAAAGATTTAGCATTAAATATTGCAGGGAATAATTTATTTGATACACTGGCAATTACTGAAGCAGAAGAAGGAAGTATAACAGATAATACAACAAATATTGTAAGGGCTAGACCTTTACCTGGTAGATCATTATCAATGGCTTTGTCATATAGATTTTAA
- a CDS encoding MFS transporter — protein sequence MIKKVKLSFWQILNMNVGFFGIQYSFGLQQSAVNPIYDFLGATPDEIPLLNLAGPVTGLLVQPIIGALSDKTWHPKWGRRKPYFLIGALLCSLSLIMFPFSSSLWMAAGLLWILDAGNNMAMEPYRAFVADKLIPEQQPLGFQMQSFFTGFGQTLANLSLFIFPLIIVGKTGSLPTWVYASFFLGAACSIGSIWWSMKTTSEIQPTEEELALIKSKKNGLFEPLIEIFSAIGAMPKVMWQLALVYLFQWYALFCYWQNSSKSIALSVWNATPKSDPEAYEKAVSWTGLVNGWYNVVTFLIAFVLVGFAKKYGAKWVHVFCLLLAAIGFLIFPHIENKNFLFFAITGFGIGWASMMGIPYLMVVSDIPKERYGVYMGIINMMIVIPMIVQNLSFGYILRTFLNNDPRNAITFAGVLLALASICTMLIKNKKEIKKA from the coding sequence ATGATAAAAAAAGTAAAACTGAGTTTTTGGCAAATCCTAAACATGAATGTTGGTTTTTTTGGAATTCAGTATAGTTTTGGTTTGCAACAAAGTGCCGTAAATCCTATCTATGATTTTTTAGGAGCAACTCCAGATGAAATTCCGTTATTAAATCTTGCTGGTCCAGTGACAGGATTATTGGTTCAACCTATAATTGGAGCATTAAGCGATAAGACTTGGCATCCAAAATGGGGACGTAGGAAGCCTTATTTCTTAATTGGTGCGTTGTTGTGTAGTTTAAGTTTAATAATGTTTCCTTTTAGTAGTTCTTTATGGATGGCAGCTGGTTTACTTTGGATTTTAGATGCAGGGAATAATATGGCAATGGAACCTTATCGTGCTTTTGTAGCGGATAAATTAATTCCAGAACAACAGCCTCTTGGATTTCAAATGCAAAGTTTTTTTACAGGTTTTGGTCAAACGTTGGCTAATTTATCACTATTTATTTTTCCTTTAATCATTGTAGGGAAAACAGGTTCTTTGCCTACATGGGTTTATGCCTCTTTTTTCTTAGGTGCAGCTTGTTCAATAGGCTCTATTTGGTGGAGTATGAAAACAACTTCTGAAATACAACCTACGGAAGAAGAATTAGCGTTGATAAAAAGTAAAAAAAATGGCCTTTTTGAACCGTTAATTGAAATCTTTTCAGCCATTGGAGCTATGCCAAAAGTAATGTGGCAACTGGCTTTAGTTTATTTGTTTCAGTGGTATGCTTTATTTTGTTATTGGCAAAATTCCTCAAAAAGTATAGCGCTTTCGGTTTGGAATGCAACTCCTAAGTCTGATCCTGAAGCTTATGAAAAGGCGGTAAGTTGGACAGGTCTAGTTAATGGTTGGTATAATGTAGTTACATTTTTAATTGCATTTGTTTTAGTTGGTTTTGCAAAAAAATATGGAGCAAAATGGGTGCATGTTTTTTGTTTGTTATTAGCAGCTATAGGGTTTCTTATTTTTCCTCATATAGAAAATAAAAACTTCTTATTTTTCGCGATAACAGGTTTTGGAATTGGGTGGGCGAGTATGATGGGAATACCATATTTAATGGTGGTTTCTGATATTCCTAAAGAACGTTATGGAGTTTACATGGGAATTATTAATATGATGATTGTAATACCAATGATTGTCCAAAACCTTTCATTTGGTTATATATTAAGAACTTTTTTAAATAACGATCCAAGAAATGCAATAACATTTGCAGGGGTTTTATTAGCACTAGCTTCAATTTGTACTATGTTAATTAAGAATAAAAAAGAAATTAAGAAAGCATAA
- a CDS encoding glycoside hydrolase 100 family protein — protein sequence METIYYDKAIELLHKVSTPNGFLASAENTSNYQRVWARDGVICGLAALASGDEKLIKTFKNTLETLAKYQHELGTIPSNVLIGVDKVDVSYGGLAGRVDAVTWFIIGVCQYAFHTKDDSFIWKHENEIEKALRLLEAWEFNNRHLIYVPLSGNWADEYITDGYVLYDQLLRIWALKCYNYFKKSKTISVKIEKIEKQIEINFLPNSEGQKIHERAYYEMDFQDYLPCSFSPSGYKNQFDAFANSLALLLNIGTKKTQNKIVNHSYDLALSTKLGLLPAFWPQFLKMMNIGTY from the coding sequence ATGGAAACTATATACTATGATAAAGCAATAGAATTATTGCATAAAGTGTCAACACCAAATGGGTTTTTAGCAAGTGCAGAAAACACTTCTAATTATCAAAGAGTCTGGGCTCGCGATGGTGTAATTTGTGGATTAGCTGCTTTAGCTTCAGGTGACGAAAAATTAATTAAAACATTTAAAAACACACTTGAAACATTAGCTAAATACCAACATGAATTAGGAACAATCCCATCTAATGTGTTAATAGGTGTCGATAAAGTAGATGTGAGTTATGGTGGATTGGCCGGTAGAGTAGATGCAGTAACTTGGTTTATTATTGGTGTTTGTCAATATGCTTTTCATACAAAAGATGATTCCTTTATTTGGAAACATGAGAATGAAATAGAAAAAGCATTACGATTATTAGAAGCTTGGGAGTTTAATAATAGACACCTAATATATGTTCCGTTATCTGGTAATTGGGCAGATGAATATATAACTGATGGTTACGTTTTATACGATCAATTACTTCGTATTTGGGCTTTAAAATGTTATAACTATTTTAAAAAAAGCAAAACTATTTCTGTTAAAATTGAAAAAATTGAAAAGCAAATTGAAATTAATTTCTTACCTAATTCTGAAGGGCAAAAAATTCATGAAAGAGCTTATTACGAAATGGATTTCCAAGATTATTTGCCCTGTTCTTTCTCTCCATCAGGATATAAAAATCAGTTTGATGCTTTTGCAAATTCATTAGCTTTATTGTTAAATATCGGAACGAAAAAAACTCAAAATAAAATCGTTAATCATTCATATGATTTAGCATTAAGTACAAAGTTAGGATTGCTTCCAGCTTTTTGGCCCCAATTTTTGAAAATGATGAACATTGGAACTTACTAA
- a CDS encoding glucosidase family protein, which translates to MAPIFENDEHWNLLKDNCKYEFRNYPYEFHNGGSWPMVNGFFGLALLFKSEQTKAKAILDRINEANSLNDFSFFENFNSNTSMPNGVSFCAWSAAAAILLQQSLCTNFKILL; encoded by the coding sequence TTGGCCCCAATTTTTGAAAATGATGAACATTGGAACTTACTAAAAGATAATTGTAAATATGAGTTTAGAAATTATCCTTATGAATTTCATAATGGAGGAAGTTGGCCAATGGTGAATGGTTTCTTTGGTTTAGCATTACTTTTTAAATCAGAACAAACAAAAGCAAAAGCTATTTTAGATAGAATAAATGAAGCGAATTCATTAAATGATTTTTCTTTTTTTGAAAATTTTAATTCAAATACTTCAATGCCAAACGGAGTATCTTTCTGCGCATGGAGTGCAGCAGCAGCAATCTTACTGCAACAATCTTTATGTACTAATTTTAAAATCTTACTGTAA
- a CDS encoding carbohydrate kinase family protein — translation MKTIDIICIGEVLIDLIGHQMNTSINRTKDYHRFLGGSPTNVAVNASKIGLKPLLVASCGQDGFGDYIIRKLKSNSIDMSSIKKVNTEPTSVIFVSKSTDTPDFIPYRQADCNITIEQLTDDSIEKAKVFHTTCFALSKNPARETILNRAKKAKELGVQLSIDINFSERIWPDREEAKQVLSYYLSNDPLVKLSEDDCYRLFAEVKSETFIFDYFHNLGVTTICLTKGKKGVVVSDLKKGLFFQEAIYVKEVKDTTGAGDAFWAGFLYAQINKKTIEESVTIAQKLASIKLQNIGNLPNDIDLE, via the coding sequence TTGAAAACAATAGATATAATATGTATAGGTGAAGTTTTAATTGATTTGATTGGTCATCAGATGAATACCTCAATAAATAGAACTAAAGATTATCATCGGTTTTTAGGGGGGTCTCCTACTAATGTAGCGGTTAATGCATCAAAAATAGGTTTAAAACCTTTACTTGTGGCTTCTTGTGGACAAGATGGTTTTGGGGATTATATTATTAGAAAACTGAAATCAAACTCTATTGATATGTCTAGTATTAAAAAAGTAAATACGGAACCAACGTCGGTGATTTTTGTTTCAAAATCGACAGATACACCAGATTTTATTCCTTATAGACAAGCAGATTGTAATATAACAATCGAGCAATTAACAGATGATAGTATTGAAAAAGCAAAAGTTTTTCACACCACCTGTTTCGCATTGAGCAAGAATCCTGCAAGAGAAACTATTTTAAATAGGGCTAAGAAGGCAAAAGAATTGGGAGTTCAATTAAGTATAGATATTAATTTTTCAGAAAGAATTTGGCCGGATAGAGAAGAAGCTAAACAGGTTTTAAGTTACTATTTATCAAATGATCCGCTAGTTAAATTAAGTGAAGACGATTGTTACAGGCTATTTGCAGAAGTAAAATCAGAAACATTTATTTTTGATTATTTTCATAATTTAGGAGTCACCACAATCTGTTTAACAAAAGGGAAAAAAGGAGTTGTAGTTTCGGATTTAAAGAAAGGTCTGTTTTTTCAAGAAGCTATATATGTAAAAGAAGTAAAAGATACTACTGGCGCTGGAGATGCTTTTTGGGCTGGTTTTTTATATGCTCAAATAAATAAAAAAACAATAGAAGAATCTGTTACAATTGCTCAAAAACTGGCTTCTATAAAACTTCAAAATATAGGGAATCTTCCAAATGATATTGATTTAGAGTAA
- a CDS encoding NADP-dependent malic enzyme, with the protein MHKDTKRREALLYHAKPVPGKIEVVPTKKYATQRDLSLAYSPGVAEPCLEIKKDVNNVYKYTTKGNLVAVISNGTAVLGLGDIGAEASKPVMEGKGLLFKIFAGIDVFDIEVGTKDIEEFIQTVKNIAPTFGGINLEDIKAPESFEIERRLVEELNIPVMHDDQHGTAIISSAALLNALELAEKEIDKIKLVVSGAGSAALACANLYVLLGVKRENIYMFDKDGMLTTNRTDLLDVQMQYAKDCEPMTLSEVIKGADMFLGLSVGNVLTPDMLLAMNNDPIVFAMANPVPEVDYNLAVSTRKDIIMATGRSDFPNQVNNVLGFPYIFRGALDVRATKINEEMKMAAVHALANLTKSPVPEQVNIAYGETKLTFGRDYIIPKPFDPRLIATVAPAVAKAAMDSGVAQMEILDWEKYEIELLDRLGADNKMLRLLMNRAKTDPKRVVFAEADQLDVLKAAQIVYEEGIGIPVLLGNKETIQELKSEIGFDANVAILDPKTKDEDETRKRYANSFWKKQQRKGVTLLEAEKWMRERNYFALMMVNEGEADALVTGYSRSYPAVVKPVMELIPKAAGVSKIATTNLMMTKRGPLFLADTAINPDPSAEDLAKIALMTAKTVRMFGMEPIMAMVSFSNFGSSSKETAKKIREAVAYLHKNNPELIVDGEIQTDFALNSEMLKSKFPFSKLVNKKVNTLIFPNLDAANITYKLMKELNESESIGPIVLGLDKPVHIFQLGASVEEMVNMAAVAVVDAQEKERKNKHTEK; encoded by the coding sequence ATGCATAAAGATACAAAAAGAAGAGAAGCTTTATTATACCACGCTAAACCCGTACCGGGGAAAATAGAAGTGGTACCTACTAAGAAATATGCAACACAGAGAGACTTATCATTAGCCTATTCACCGGGAGTTGCTGAACCCTGTTTAGAGATTAAAAAAGACGTAAATAACGTTTATAAATATACTACAAAAGGAAATTTAGTAGCCGTGATTTCTAACGGAACTGCCGTTTTAGGTCTGGGCGACATCGGAGCAGAAGCCTCAAAACCCGTGATGGAAGGAAAAGGCTTACTTTTTAAGATTTTTGCCGGTATTGATGTATTTGATATTGAAGTAGGAACTAAAGATATAGAAGAGTTCATTCAGACGGTAAAAAATATTGCACCTACATTCGGAGGGATCAATCTGGAAGACATTAAAGCACCTGAATCCTTTGAGATTGAAAGAAGATTGGTAGAGGAATTGAATATTCCTGTTATGCACGATGATCAACACGGAACAGCGATCATTTCGTCAGCGGCCTTGTTGAATGCTTTGGAATTAGCCGAAAAGGAAATCGATAAGATTAAATTAGTAGTTTCCGGAGCAGGATCAGCAGCCTTAGCTTGTGCTAACCTTTATGTACTGTTAGGTGTAAAAAGAGAAAATATCTACATGTTTGATAAAGACGGCATGTTGACAACCAACAGAACGGATTTATTAGACGTTCAAATGCAATATGCTAAAGACTGCGAGCCTATGACATTAAGCGAAGTCATAAAAGGAGCTGATATGTTTTTAGGGTTGTCAGTAGGGAATGTGCTGACGCCGGATATGCTTTTGGCAATGAATAACGATCCGATTGTATTTGCTATGGCAAATCCGGTGCCGGAGGTCGATTATAATCTGGCGGTAAGCACACGTAAAGATATTATTATGGCAACCGGACGTTCTGATTTTCCTAATCAGGTGAATAATGTGCTAGGTTTTCCTTATATTTTCAGAGGTGCGTTAGACGTAAGAGCGACTAAAATTAATGAGGAGATGAAGATGGCAGCCGTTCACGCTTTGGCGAATCTGACAAAATCACCGGTTCCGGAGCAAGTGAATATTGCTTACGGAGAAACAAAATTAACATTCGGTAGAGATTATATCATTCCTAAACCTTTTGATCCGAGATTGATCGCAACCGTAGCTCCGGCTGTAGCAAAAGCGGCTATGGATTCGGGCGTAGCTCAAATGGAGATTTTAGATTGGGAAAAATATGAAATTGAGTTGTTAGATCGTTTAGGAGCAGATAATAAAATGCTTCGTTTGCTGATGAATAGAGCTAAAACAGATCCGAAACGAGTTGTTTTTGCTGAAGCTGATCAGTTAGATGTTTTAAAAGCGGCTCAGATAGTTTATGAAGAAGGAATAGGGATTCCGGTTTTGTTAGGAAATAAAGAAACTATTCAGGAGTTAAAATCGGAAATAGGTTTTGATGCTAATGTGGCAATTTTAGATCCTAAGACTAAGGATGAAGACGAAACAAGAAAACGTTACGCTAATTCATTCTGGAAAAAACAACAACGAAAAGGAGTTACGCTTTTAGAAGCCGAAAAATGGATGAGAGAGCGCAATTATTTTGCTCTTATGATGGTTAATGAGGGAGAAGCAGATGCTTTGGTGACAGGGTATTCCAGAAGTTATCCGGCGGTTGTGAAACCTGTTATGGAACTGATTCCTAAAGCGGCAGGGGTTTCAAAAATTGCAACAACCAATTTAATGATGACAAAGCGCGGTCCGCTTTTCTTGGCAGATACAGCAATTAATCCGGATCCTAGTGCGGAAGATTTAGCAAAAATAGCCTTAATGACGGCTAAGACGGTTAGAATGTTTGGTATGGAACCGATCATGGCAATGGTATCTTTTTCAAATTTCGGTTCTTCCTCAAAAGAAACGGCTAAAAAAATCAGAGAAGCAGTAGCGTATTTGCATAAAAATAATCCGGAACTGATCGTAGACGGAGAAATTCAAACGGACTTTGCATTAAATTCTGAGATGTTGAAAAGTAAATTCCCGTTCTCTAAATTGGTGAATAAAAAAGTAAATACGTTGATCTTCCCTAATCTGGATGCGGCTAATATTACTTATAAATTGATGAAGGAATTAAATGAATCTGAATCCATTGGACCTATCGTTTTAGGATTAGATAAACCGGTTCACATTTTCCAATTAGGAGCCAGTGTTGAAGAAATGGTAAATATGGCGGCGGTAGCTGTTGTTGATGCTCAGGAAAAAGAGAGAAAAAATAAACATACAGAAAAATAA
- the ruvA gene encoding Holliday junction branch migration protein RuvA: MITHIQGRLVEKTPTDVVIDCNGVGYLINISLHTYSLLPDSENLKLFTFLQIKEDAHTLYGFVEKQERELFKLLLSVSGVGASTARTMLSSIPPTHIIQAIASNDVATIQGIKGIGAKTAQRIILDLKEKVLKVYNLDDVSVVVDNTNKEEALSALEVLGFARKAAEKAIDKVFRDVPNASVEQLIKEALKNL, translated from the coding sequence ATGATAACCCATATTCAAGGAAGATTAGTCGAAAAAACACCTACTGATGTTGTGATTGATTGCAATGGAGTGGGTTATCTTATTAATATTTCACTTCACACATATTCTTTACTTCCAGATTCTGAAAATTTAAAATTATTTACTTTTTTACAGATTAAAGAAGATGCACATACACTATACGGTTTTGTTGAAAAACAAGAAAGAGAATTGTTTAAATTGCTTTTATCGGTTTCAGGAGTAGGTGCAAGTACAGCGAGAACAATGTTGTCTTCCATTCCGCCCACTCATATTATTCAGGCAATCGCATCAAATGATGTGGCCACTATTCAAGGGATAAAAGGGATCGGAGCTAAGACAGCACAGCGTATCATATTGGATTTAAAAGAAAAAGTGTTAAAAGTTTACAATTTAGACGATGTTTCGGTTGTTGTAGACAATACAAATAAAGAAGAAGCGTTATCAGCATTAGAAGTTTTAGGTTTTGCCAGAAAAGCTGCTGAAAAAGCAATTGACAAAGTTTTTAGAGATGTCCCAAATGCCTCAGTAGAACAATTAATTAAAGAAGCATTAAAAAATTTATAA
- the gcvH gene encoding glycine cleavage system protein GcvH, with protein sequence MNIPTNLKYTKDHEWVLVDGDVATVGITDFAQKELGDIVYVEVETLDQTLAKDEVFGTVEAVKTVSDLFLPLSGEIFEFNEDLETTPENVNTDPYGDGWMIKVKISDASEIDQLLSSEDYAALIGA encoded by the coding sequence ATGAATATTCCAACCAATTTAAAGTACACAAAAGACCACGAATGGGTTCTTGTTGATGGCGATGTAGCGACTGTAGGAATCACTGATTTTGCACAAAAAGAATTAGGTGATATTGTTTACGTAGAAGTAGAAACTTTAGATCAAACATTGGCTAAAGATGAAGTTTTCGGAACAGTAGAGGCTGTTAAAACTGTATCTGATCTGTTTTTGCCGTTATCAGGAGAAATTTTTGAATTCAATGAGGATTTAGAAACTACACCGGAAAATGTTAATACCGATCCTTATGGAGACGGTTGGATGATTAAAGTAAAAATCAGCGATGCTTCAGAAATAGACCAATTATTGTCAAGTGAAGATTATGCAGCGCTTATCGGAGCGTAA
- a CDS encoding VanZ family protein: MQRLSERKFFFVAILWTLAITYLSLVSIDTESAGSFLPIPNKDKIVHFLFYFFFVYFWSKTFKQSDKIFYIVIVAVIYGIIIEVLQGVCTVNRQADFFDVLANTCGAVLAMLILKPKL, translated from the coding sequence ATGCAGCGCTTATCGGAGCGTAAGTTTTTCTTTGTTGCAATCCTCTGGACATTAGCAATTACTTATTTAAGTCTTGTTAGTATTGATACGGAATCGGCAGGATCCTTTTTGCCGATCCCTAACAAAGACAAGATCGTACACTTTTTATTTTATTTTTTCTTTGTGTACTTTTGGAGCAAGACCTTTAAACAAAGTGATAAAATTTTTTATATAGTAATAGTTGCTGTTATTTATGGCATAATTATTGAGGTTTTACAAGGAGTGTGTACTGTAAACAGGCAAGCTGATTTTTTTGATGTTTTGGCAAATACCTGTGGAGCAGTGCTGGCGATGTTAATTTTAAAGCCTAAGCTTTAA
- a CDS encoding energy transducer TonB, translating into MELKKNPDVDPKRNSGLYFLIGLTSVLALTYIGIEMKTYEKSVETSNEFITDNNVIDEEETIITLPPVQRLPPPPPPAPEVIEVVKDEIKLEEKKIETTEVQEDKPVVVVKASEVGGEGDSLDDIPDEMPFAVIENIPVFPGCEGLPKNKQMDCFNEHMNKHIKKYFTYPERAAENGSQGTVSVQFTIDKEGNVVDILTRARGVKADSDLLEKEAKRIISKLPKFTPGKQRGKPVKVKYGLPITFRLQ; encoded by the coding sequence ATGGAACTAAAGAAGAATCCTGATGTAGACCCGAAGAGAAATAGTGGACTCTATTTTTTAATTGGATTAACCTCAGTGTTAGCATTGACGTATATTGGAATTGAGATGAAAACTTATGAGAAATCGGTAGAGACTTCAAATGAGTTTATCACAGATAACAATGTTATTGATGAAGAGGAAACAATTATAACTTTGCCTCCGGTTCAAAGGTTACCACCACCACCACCACCGGCTCCGGAAGTGATCGAAGTGGTAAAAGATGAGATCAAACTGGAAGAGAAAAAGATAGAAACTACTGAAGTACAGGAGGATAAACCTGTTGTAGTGGTAAAAGCATCTGAAGTAGGCGGAGAAGGTGATAGTTTGGATGATATTCCGGATGAGATGCCGTTTGCAGTAATCGAAAACATTCCTGTTTTTCCGGGGTGTGAAGGTTTGCCGAAAAACAAACAAATGGACTGTTTTAACGAGCACATGAACAAGCACATTAAAAAATATTTTACTTATCCTGAAAGAGCTGCCGAAAATGGTTCTCAAGGTACAGTGTCGGTTCAGTTTACGATCGATAAAGAAGGAAATGTGGTTGATATCTTGACCAGAGCAAGAGGTGTAAAAGCCGATTCGGATTTATTGGAAAAAGAAGCAAAACGTATCATTTCTAAGCTACCTAAGTTTACTCCCGGTAAACAAAGAGGAAAACCGGTTAAAGTAAAATACGGTTTGCCGATTACTTTTAGATTACAATAA